The Paenibacillus sp. RC334 nucleotide sequence AGAAAAAAAGAGATATAAGGATTTAATGTAAAATTCTGAACTGTGTAGAGGATGGAGGAATTCATATGACGACTCGGTCACAATCTTGGTTTGCGAGAACCGCGGTTCATCCGGCTGAGAAGCTCCAGCTATTTTGCTTCCCTTATGCTGGTGGCGGTGCTTCCATATTCAGTTCCTGGAAGTCTAGACTTGCGCCTGATATTACTGTGTTGCCTGTACAGCTTCCAGGACGTGAAAGCCGTTCCACAGAAGCCCCAATGGATACCATTCAGGACATCGTGCACTCGCTGCTTCCTGCTATGGCTCCATACGTACATAAGCCGTTTGCTTTCTTTGGACACAGTATGGGAGCATTGATTGCTTTTGAAACAGCACGGCAATTGTATAGCAAAACCGGAAAACTGCCTGTCCATATCATCGTATCCGGTAAATCCGCACCACATCGTCCGTATTCAAAAAAACAACTCCATGATTTAGCAGATCAACCTTTCACCGAAGAGCTTCGTTTGATGCAGGGAACACCCGAAGAAGTACTGCAAAATGCAGATTTAATGCAAATTATTATGCCTCGTCTGCGCGCGGATTTTAAGGTGTGCGAAACGTATGTTTATCAGCAGGGAGGCCCCTTGGCCTGTCCGATGACTATTTTGGGCGGCATGAAGGATCATGAGGTGAGCACTGATTCACTTCATGCCTGGCAGCAGCACACCACATCGCCCATTGATGTGCGAATGTTCGAAGGAAATCACTTTTTCATTCATGAACAAGAGCAAGAAGTTATAAGCACAGTCGTGAATATTTTGTCCGCATCTTCAGCCCTGAACCACGCTGCTGCAGCTCATACATCTTACAGCACCAATACCCTACAACCACGATTCAGGCAGAGTTAAAAGTCCCACACATCATGATACACCACGATACACAAACATGATTAACATCTCGGCAACCACTCGACAATCAACCCACCACCATGATGCAATGCCCAGCATAATTCAAGAATGATTTCATTCCATGTAAATACTCATACATCCAGAGCCAGAGTTTATCTCACCATGTCCATTGCAACTTCAGGATTTTGCAAAATCCTCACTAAAAAAGTTCGCACTGCGAAAGTGTGAGCAACGAAAAAGAGGGATGTCCTTGTTTCGATCAAATTCTGCTTTTCGAAGACTCGCGCGTTATGTAAGACCGTACAATCTATGGGTTTTCATAACGGTGATCGCCTCCTTATGTTTGGCAGCCATAGACATTATTTTGGGTAAGGCCATCGAGCAAATGGTTGCGGGGACCTTCTCCTCCACCCAGAACATGATCTATTTAGTTGTTGGTATGACGCTAGTTGGAATGCCCTGTAAGTTTGTGATGAGGTACGCTTCGGCGCGATTTAGCGTTAGCGCACTGCGCGATTTGAGAGGCGACCTCGTACATAAGTTTTGCGATTTACCAGTTTCCAGAGTGGAGAGGAAGTTTACTGGAGATTTGGTATCCCGGCTTACGAACAATACGGCGATGCTACAGAATTTTTTTATTGAGCAGTTTGCCAATCTGTTTTATTTACCGCTTGTGTTTACGGCATCACTAGTGTTGCTTTTAATGACAAGCTGGAAGCTGGTCTTGGCCAGTCTTGCGCTTTTGCCTGTAGGTATGATCATAACAACACTGATGAGCAGGCCGATTGAAAAATATTCCGAGCAGCTTCAGGAGAAAATGGCTCATTTGAACGCGGTCGGACAGGATGCAATTGGAGGAATTCCTATCGTCAAGGCATTCAATATGCAGGCTGTGCTGTTGAAGAAGTATATGGTGATGATGGAGGAGGTCGTCAGACGCGGCTTGGGGCTGGAAAAGCGCTATGCGTCTATTACTCCGGTAGGTGTGATGATGCTGGCAACACCAATTATTTTGGTGATTGCGTACGGAGGATACCTGATTCAACAAGGAGAGCTGAATGCTGGAGGCATCGTTCTATTTTTATATCTGATTTCGTTCATATTGCAGCCTGTTTCCATGCTGCCGATGATCATCACGCAAATGAAGGAAGCGGGGGGAGCGGCCAAGCATTTGTTTGAGGTATTGGATTGGCGGGATGAACGTCAAGGTGGTGAAATCACCTCAGTCGATGAGAATCGAGGGGGTGAGGGCCTGCATTTTGAGGACGATGCAGACAGGAAAGCCGACCAAGCCAGTAATGCTAGTAAAAGCGAGCCAGACAGAGCAGAAGGCGACGATGACGCTGCTGTGGTCAGGCTTGACCATTTGACCTTTGGCTACGATGAAGGGAACACCGTGCTCAGGGATATCAGCTTCCAGGTAGGACAAGGAGAAACGGTAGCGATTGTCGGCGGCAGCGGTGGCGGCAAAAGCACGATTTTTAAGCTGCTTTGCGGATTTAATGAACCGGGTGAGCATGCTGGAACTGTTCAACTATTTGGAAAGAGTTTGACAGATTGGAATTTAACAAGCCTGCGCAGCCATATTTCGATGGTATCTCAGGAGCCGTCGCTTTTTCCGGCCACGATTGCAGAAAATATCGGATATGGACGTCTGGAGGCGACCCGTGAAGAAATTGTCGAGGCGGCGAAAGCGGCGCATGCACATGATTTTATTGTTCAGCTTCCCGAGGGCTATGAAACCCTTTTGAGCGAGCGGGGAGGCGGATTGTCTGGTGGACAAAAGCAGCGTATTTCCATCGCAAGAGCATTGTTGAAAAATGCTCCGCTGCTTCTACTGGATGAGCCAACTTCAGCGCTCGATAGCCAGTCGGAGGCTCAGGTACAGATCGCGATGAATGCGGCAATGCATAATCGGACGGTATTGGTGATTGCTCATCGACTGTCAACCGTGCGTCAGGCGAACCGGATTATTGTGCTTGATCAGGGGAGCGTGGTGGAATCGGGCACGCATGAGGAATTACTGGGTCGCAACGGTGAATATCGAAAGCTGTATTTGCAAAATTTCGAAGAAGAACCGCATACGATGGAAAACGGCAATCCGATAACAGAGGAAAGGAGTGAGAAACGTGACCTTCAAGCAGGGGTTTTATGAGTTTAAGCAGTTGATGTCCCTGATGAAGCCGCACCGAAAATGGTATTTTATCGGGTTGATTGGCAACAGTCTGACCAATGCGAGCGTCACGATTTTACTTTCCTTTGTGGTGCATTATTTGCTGAATTTTGCGGTTGATGGGAAAGTGGAGGGGCTTTACCAAGCGATTTATTTGGTCAGCGGTACATTTTTGGCACTAAGTCTTATTGCTCCGCTGTGCAGCTACATGTACAAGCGGTGTGTGAAACTGGCGATTGCCAATGTAAGGGTGAGACTATTCGGGCATATCGTCAAGCTATCCTATGAAAAGGTCGAAAAACGCCATTCTGGTGATCTTGTATCCCGCATGACGAACGATGTAAAGACGTTGGAGCAGGCTTACACCGTTCATATTCGCTCGATTATACTTGAAGTTTCGCTTTTCTTTGGTTCGCTGGTCATTATGCTGGCGCTGGATTGGCGGTTTGGGGTTATGGCGGTTTTACTTGGACTGGCTTCAGCTTGGGTAAATTCTCATTTCGCGAAGAAGATGCGACAGACGAGTGAGGAATTACAGGGACGGATGAGCGGATTCACAGAACGATTGAGTGATCTGCTTTCTGGTTTGCAGACAGTGAAGCTGTTTGGATTGCGGACCAAGGTAGGCGGACTTTGTAACGATACAAGCGAGGACATAAACAGCATTAGCATCCAGCAGGGACGTCATATGGGCTTGCAGGATATGTATAATTTTGTAATTGAATTTATTACGCTGGGTGGTGTGCTTGTCACCGGACTGATTCTGGTTTCACAGAAGCAGATGGAGCTGGGAGTCCTGGGACAGATTGTGCAACTGCAAGGCGGCATTTCCGCGGTGTTCTTGCAGCTGGGGGCGGCTGTATCGCTATTGCAAAACTCCTTGGCTGGCTTGGCACGTATCCGCGAAATTCTGGATGAGTCGAAGGAAGAGGAGCATTTTCCAGCGTTGAAACAGGAGGGACCGCAGGCTGGGCTGATCGGTCCGGAGGCGGCAGCTTTATCAGCTCGTGAGCCTGAGGGATCTCATAGTGATGTCGAAACTGCGAGCTCAGGCCACGCCATGGAACAAGTTTCGGCTGCGCTGGAGCTGCATGACATCACCTTCGGTTATCAACCGGACCGTCCAACGCTGCGAAGGCTGAACCTGATCGTGCCGGAAGGGCAGGTCACCGCGCTCGTCGGCCCAAGTGGTGGTGGAAAAAGCACAGTCATGAAGCTATTGCTAGGCTTTTATCCACCGGATGAGGGTGTGCTGCGGGTCCGTGGTCGCTCGGCAGGAGAGCTTCGGTTAGATGAGGTCAGGGATTTGATGGCCTATGTACCACAGGAGGCTACGTTGTTCCACGGTACAGTAGCGGATAATATCCGCTTTGGCTCACCGGATGCCACGGATGAGGAAGTTGAGGCTGCGGCCAAAACAGCCTATGCGAGCGGCTTTATAGCCGAGCTGCCAGAGGGCTACGACACCATTGTCGGTGAACGCGGAGCCAATTTGTCCGGTGGTCAAAGACAGCGGCTCGCGATTGCCCGCGCTTTGCTCAAAAATGCACCGATTTTGCTGCTGGATGAAGCGACCTCGGCGCTGGATTCAGAATCGGAATATGAAGTCCAGCAGGGCTTAAATGAGCTGATGAAGGATCGTACGACATTAGTCATTGCCCACCGATTGTCTACGATTGAGCGGGCGGATACAATCTGTGTTCTTGCCGATGGCGAGCTGAAGGAACAGGGTACCCATGACCAGCTCCTTGCCAAGGACGGTCATTACGCGAAGCTGTATGAGCTTCAGTTTCGAAAGCATCCCGAGGAACAAACCGCATAAATATGCGAGGGTACTTTTTAACAATATCTATTTTGCGAGGAGAGAAACATATGACTCAGCACGATATTCAATTGTTTGCATTAAGCCAGCCACAGCAACGTATTTGGTATACGGAGCTTTTGTATCCCAATCGCAACACGTCCACGCTTATTACAACTGTTAAAATCAAGGGAACTGTTCGCATAGATGCATTGCAGCAGGCGATGAATCAGGTGATTGCACAAAATGATTCCTTTCGCATTAAAATCACTGCTCAGGATGGTATTCCGTATCAATATGTAGAGCCATTTGCTGAACAAAGCATAGAAACGCTCCAGGTTAGCCTGGAGGAAGCCGAGCAACTGGTAAACCGTCTTAATTCCCAGCCCTTTTTATTGCTGGATTCACAGCTCTACCAATTGGTAATTTTGCAGCTGGGGGCAGAAGAAACCTGGTACAATTTCACAATGCACCATATTATTTCAGATGGTGTATCCATGAATCAGGCTATTAATGAAATTACGACGCATTACATGGATATTGTCCATGGTACAGGTCAGGCTACACCGACCAAAGCGAATCCATATCTGGATTTCATTCAGGTGGAGCAAAGCTATGAGCAATCTGACCGTTACCAGAAGGACAAGGCATATTGGACGGAAAAGTTTGCCGATTTGCCAGAGACGACAGGTTTGAAATCATACAATCCGCTAACGCTGAGCACAGCTGCACGCCGGGAGAGCTATACACTGGAGCCTGAATTGTATCGTGGTGTCACGGTTTTTTGCGAGGAGCATAAAATCAGTATTTTTACGTTCTTCCTGGCCGCCCTGTATATTTATTTACATAAAGTGACAGGGGAACAGGATTTAACCGTAGGTACCCTGTACGCTAACCGTACGTCGAAGAAGGAGA carries:
- a CDS encoding alpha/beta fold hydrolase, with protein sequence MTTRSQSWFARTAVHPAEKLQLFCFPYAGGGASIFSSWKSRLAPDITVLPVQLPGRESRSTEAPMDTIQDIVHSLLPAMAPYVHKPFAFFGHSMGALIAFETARQLYSKTGKLPVHIIVSGKSAPHRPYSKKQLHDLADQPFTEELRLMQGTPEEVLQNADLMQIIMPRLRADFKVCETYVYQQGGPLACPMTILGGMKDHEVSTDSLHAWQQHTTSPIDVRMFEGNHFFIHEQEQEVISTVVNILSASSALNHAAAAHTSYSTNTLQPRFRQS
- a CDS encoding ABC transporter ATP-binding protein; this encodes MFRSNSAFRRLARYVRPYNLWVFITVIASLCLAAIDIILGKAIEQMVAGTFSSTQNMIYLVVGMTLVGMPCKFVMRYASARFSVSALRDLRGDLVHKFCDLPVSRVERKFTGDLVSRLTNNTAMLQNFFIEQFANLFYLPLVFTASLVLLLMTSWKLVLASLALLPVGMIITTLMSRPIEKYSEQLQEKMAHLNAVGQDAIGGIPIVKAFNMQAVLLKKYMVMMEEVVRRGLGLEKRYASITPVGVMMLATPIILVIAYGGYLIQQGELNAGGIVLFLYLISFILQPVSMLPMIITQMKEAGGAAKHLFEVLDWRDERQGGEITSVDENRGGEGLHFEDDADRKADQASNASKSEPDRAEGDDDAAVVRLDHLTFGYDEGNTVLRDISFQVGQGETVAIVGGSGGGKSTIFKLLCGFNEPGEHAGTVQLFGKSLTDWNLTSLRSHISMVSQEPSLFPATIAENIGYGRLEATREEIVEAAKAAHAHDFIVQLPEGYETLLSERGGGLSGGQKQRISIARALLKNAPLLLLDEPTSALDSQSEAQVQIAMNAAMHNRTVLVIAHRLSTVRQANRIIVLDQGSVVESGTHEELLGRNGEYRKLYLQNFEEEPHTMENGNPITEERSEKRDLQAGVL
- a CDS encoding ABC transporter ATP-binding protein, whose protein sequence is MTFKQGFYEFKQLMSLMKPHRKWYFIGLIGNSLTNASVTILLSFVVHYLLNFAVDGKVEGLYQAIYLVSGTFLALSLIAPLCSYMYKRCVKLAIANVRVRLFGHIVKLSYEKVEKRHSGDLVSRMTNDVKTLEQAYTVHIRSIILEVSLFFGSLVIMLALDWRFGVMAVLLGLASAWVNSHFAKKMRQTSEELQGRMSGFTERLSDLLSGLQTVKLFGLRTKVGGLCNDTSEDINSISIQQGRHMGLQDMYNFVIEFITLGGVLVTGLILVSQKQMELGVLGQIVQLQGGISAVFLQLGAAVSLLQNSLAGLARIREILDESKEEEHFPALKQEGPQAGLIGPEAAALSAREPEGSHSDVETASSGHAMEQVSAALELHDITFGYQPDRPTLRRLNLIVPEGQVTALVGPSGGGKSTVMKLLLGFYPPDEGVLRVRGRSAGELRLDEVRDLMAYVPQEATLFHGTVADNIRFGSPDATDEEVEAAAKTAYASGFIAELPEGYDTIVGERGANLSGGQRQRLAIARALLKNAPILLLDEATSALDSESEYEVQQGLNELMKDRTTLVIAHRLSTIERADTICVLADGELKEQGTHDQLLAKDGHYAKLYELQFRKHPEEQTA